The DNA segment AAGCCTTGGAAAGAGTTGATCTGTGCCTGTAGTAGAACCTCCTCCATCTTTTCTTGGCTTGGGCAAAATGGAAACTTCCAAACTACAGATGACTTTGATGGGCCTCAGTCAGCTGACTCTGAACTGGCAAAAGAAAGAACAGATCTATCGAGGGCTCAGAGTGGGGATGGGCAGGAAACTGGGCTTTGAGACTCTTCCTTTGAACTTTGTGCTCCTTTTTCATCCTCACCCCTCTGCTTCTCTTCTACAAAAGCCCATCTCTTTGCCCATCCGGGGTTCTATGACTTTTCTCTCCCTCAACAGTCGGTTCCCGATTCTGGTCCCCGGCCCCCAGCAGCGCCTGCCCCCTTCCCACCGGGGCCCCCCATGATGCCACCACCCTTCGTAAGTTTTATGTCTTTCCCTGGGCTTGGCTTTTCCAGCCTGCATCCCCAACTTCCTAGCCCCCAGCATCGCCAGCACAGTTTTTGTGTAATGCCCACTTCCTGTTGCCCTTGGATGAGGGATGGTTTTGCTTGGGTCCATAATGTTGACAGTTCTCCCTTTGTCTTTTTGTCCTTGGGACACACGGGGGCTGGGGGAAGAAGTGAATGGGAAAAGACCCTCTTAAGTGTGAGGGCAGGGTGgggctctctttctctttcactgcTCCTTGTCTGTATTCTTTTTTGTTCCTCCCCCAACATGGCtcgtgggatctcagttccccaaccagggattgaacccacacccttgcagtgaaagcttggagtcctaaccactggactaccaggaaactCCCCttgtctatattttttaaatacgcCATGAAGTCAGGCTGGAATAGCAACCGATGGTCATCAGTTGGGAAAAAAGGGATAGGAGGCAGAGGACTGGGAGATTGGGGACTGGACACCTGCCTCTGGCCCTGCATCTGAAAGGCCTCTCTGGAGAGAGTCGCTTAAGTGGTGGAGCCTTCCAGTCGCAGTCTGGTGGCAgttccatttctcttttccctctccccTGCCTCTCAAGAAGCCGTTTGCTTGCCTCTTAGACCCAGAGGACCCCTGTTGTCAGTCTCAGTGGTGAGGAGGGAGGCAGTTTGATGCCTCTCAGACTGAAACTTTGGACTGTCTCAGAGCCAGTGTGGAGGGTTGGGTGGGAGATGAGTGGCTGTTTCCTGACAGGGGCAGAGCAGTGTCTCCTCTGCTCAGGCTCTCTTCCTTTCCTCGTTTGCAGATGCCTCCTCCAGGAATCCCCCCACCTTTTCCTCCAATGGGGCTCCCTCCCATGAGTCAGAGACCACCAGCCATCCCCCCCATGCCACCTGGCATCATGCCCCCAATGCTCCCACCAATGGGGGCACCACCACCACTCACACAGGTAATCTCCCCTGCTCCAGGGCCTCAGAAAACCCTGTCATCTCAGTTGCAGGTAGAGATGAAGGTGGATATCTGAACTGAACTTGAGAgtctggggaggaagggagggaaggtgggGCCAGGCCCATATGAATTTGCCTGCTCAGTGGCTAGAGGCCACTCTGAGGCTCAGCTGAGCACCCAGAGCCCAGTGCGTGCCCTTGTGAGGGTCATGGCCCCGACAGCATCTCTCAGGACTCTGTGCAGCCTGTGCTTGCCTTCACCTCAGTAGCTGGTTTTTGTCTCCTTTGTATCCATAGATACCAGGAATGGTACCTCCCATGATGCCAGGAATGCTGATGCCAGCAGTGCCTGTCACCGCAGCGGTAAGCACTGGGGGGCAGGAAGTGGGCTCTGCGCTGCAGCCCAGCGGGTCTGACTTGGCGTACAGGGACGCGGCCTctgttctctccctcttctcatcACATCCACCCTTGGCCCCTCTGTGCTCCCCACACTGAGTCCTTCCAGCCACGAACTCAGCTCTTCTAGCTTCTCACTCGTCCCAAAAGGCACATACATCCTCTCATTATCCCCCTGCTATGCCCAGTTCCCTTAAGGAACACCTTCACTCCAGACACTGATCACTCTCACAGAGTTAGCACTGTGGACACGTGAATACAATTTCCTCTTCGCATCTTCTTTGTCTCTGGAGGAAGCGGCAGTACCTGGAGATCTCACTATACCTTCTTGTGCTGCTGTTCAGCGTAGTAGAGTTGGGTAGGATGTGGCAGTTGGTACTTTCTGTGGAAGAGGTGGGCCATGGAGTCTCACTCAACAGAATACTCTGTCTTGAAAAAAGGAGCTGCCGTGCAGTTTCTTCCTGGGGTCCTAGAGCCATGGTCCCAGAGGGTGGGGGAAGCTTGTTAGGGAGCAGAGATCCCTGGGAGCAGGACACATGGATCCTGGCCTGGCCTGCTTCTTCATCCCCCATGGCCTGGGTCTTGGGGGCCACTGGGCTTGGCCCCAACCCTTCCCCCTCCTCTTTCTTCGGCAGACGGCTCCGGGTGCGGACACCGCCAGCTGTGAGTCTTCTGGGGGGTCTGCTCCCCCCAGGCTCGGAGGTTGGGCGGGGAGAGGGACCATGGACTAGGGCCCACCCTGGATCATGCCTGTTGGGGTGCCAGGGATCCTGggatgtgatgggaccaggggAGATTTACTGGGGATGGAGTGTAAGGGAGGAAAAGATGGGGATCAGATAAGGGTTGGAACAAGGACTTAATAGGTTTCCTTTGGCTTCTTTTCTAGCTGCTGTGGCTGGGACAGGCCCTCCGGTAAGTTCTTTCCACTCAGGGGTCTCTGGGTAGGAGGCTGAAAGAGGTGCTAATGGTTAAATTTTGGGGATGAGGAGGAGAAGCTTTGGGAAAGGAGCCGTGACCACCGTTCTGTGCACCCTCCCCTCCCTAGAGGGCCCTGTGGAGCGAGCATGTGGCCCCTGACGGGCGCGTCTACTACTACAACGCTGACGACAAGCAGTCCGTGTGGGAGAAGCCCAGCGTGCTCAAGTCCAAGGCAGAGGTCCTGAATGGGGCTTTCTGGCTCTTTTTTTCAGCTGCCCTGACCCTTCCAAGTCCTTGGCCTTCCTTGAGTCTCTAACCATACTCATGGTTCCTCTAATCCTAAGATCCCTGACTATTCCCCAACCTTCCTAGGATCTCAAGAAGTCCACCTTCCCTCATCTTGAGCCAGGCCAGGTGGTAGCTAAACACTTCTGTGTACCCCCTCACTGGGTCCCCTCACTTAGCTCCCCCAACTGTGGCTGGCGGGTATGCCCAACCCACTGATGTTCCCTGGCCCATCCTCTTACAGCTCCTGCTGTCCCAGTGTCCCTGGAAAGAGTACAAGTCGGACACAGGCAAACCTTACTACTACAACAATCAGAGTAAGGAGTCCCGCTGGACCCGGCCCAAGGACCTGGATGACCTGGAGGGTGAGGAGGGGGTGGGCCCAAGCAGGGGCTCAGGGGCGTGACTCTGTGCTACTCTCTAACCATGTTATCCTTTCCTGTTGCAGCTCTAGTCAAACAAGAGGCTGCAGGGTAAGTGACTTGCTTGTCTTGCCTGCCCGTCCACCCATACGTGGGGCCTCCTGAGGGGTGGGAATGGCCTCTCTCCATGATCCGTGCTCTGTGTGAGGAAGAGCCGGCTCTCATCTCCTTGTGGAGTGGTCTGCTCTGGCTCTAGTCCTTCACAGGATGGAGACCAGTCAGCCCCTGACCACCTCTGTCTTTGCACTACTGGACACTGCCCTTCTGACCCACCTGCAGGaaacagcagcagccacagaCACTACAGCCACAGCCTCCTCAGCCTCAGCCCGATCCCCCACCTGTGCCGCCCGGCCCCACCCTTCTGCCCACAGGCCTCCTAGAACCTGAGCCAGGTGGGAGTGAAGATTGCGCCGTGTCAGAGGCTGCCCAGCCCCTGGAACAGGGGCTCCTGCAGCAGCCAGAGGAGGGCCCCAGCAGGTGAGGGCTGCCTCCCATGGCATTCTAGACCTCAGGCTCCcacctgggttcaacccttgaCCTCTGCCAGGTTTCTCGGTAAAGGGGTGAAGATCTGGGCATGGCTTCTAATGAgcagaaaagggcttccctggggaacAAGGGAGTGTCCTGATCACACAGGGCACTGAAAACTATAGGGACTTGGGGACTCTGGCTGAGTTCCCTTTGTATCCCAGTTCTGCTGGACAGCATCAGCCACCACAGCAAGAGGAAGAAGAATCAAAACCGGAGCCGGAGAGGTCTGGCCTCAGTTGGAGCAACCGGGAGAAGGCAAAGCAGGCCTTCAAGGAGCTGCTGAGGGACAAGGTGCTGAGGGTGGGGCTCCCAGGGTAGCCCTGGAGGGGGCTGAAGGTGGGCAGGGCCCATGACCCCCGCCTGCTCCATTCCAGGCTGTCCCCTCCAATGCTTCGTGGGAACAGGCCATGAAGATGGTGGTCACTGACCCCCGTTACAGGTAGGCCTGGGCAGGCCCTCCAGACATTGTTCATGAGGGTGGCTGATCCACGGATTTCCTAAGAAACCCTGATGGGGTCAGAGTGAGGAGAGTGATAGATGGGTGAGCGTGCTGGGGAAGAGAAGCTGAAGAGCctccaggagaaggggaaggggatcattcaataaatgcttgttgaattgaATTGATTGGAATTGAATTAATTGGGGAAAGGGGTTGGATAGGGCAGAGGCCTGACTGCAACTTGAGAACCCATAGCAAAAGGGCTCACTCAGTATTAATAGTGTCTTAAGAGCCCTGTCTTGTTCCCTCACTGTTTGTCACCCTTCCCCACATGCCAGAGACCAACCTATCTTGCTTCCCTGTGCCCTTGGGGCCCCTGCAGCCCGCTGTGCCCATGCGTGGACATTCAGTCAGTTCTGTGAGACCCATCCCCAGTGTGCCATGACCCTGCTTTGTGGGCTGTGCATTCTGGTTCAGGCTAACTCGTCTGTCCCCACCAAACTCCCACCCTGTCCACCCTAGTGCCTTGCCCAAACTGAGTGAGAAAAAGCAGGCATTCAATGCCTACAAAGCGCAgcgggagaaggaggagaaggaagaggcccGGCTAAGAGCCAAGGAGGCCAAGCAGACCTTGCAGCATTTCCTGGAGCAGCATGAACGCATGACCTCCACTACCCGCTACCGGTCAGGGGGCCAGGCTGGGTTGGGGCCTGGGAACCCTGAGACCCCCATGGGCCCAGGCTctgttctctgcctgccttctcaCAGCCCATATGCTCCACAGGCGGGCAGAACAGACCTTTGGGGAGCTGGAGGTCTGGGCTGTGGTCCCTGAGAGGGATCGAAAAGAGGTTTATGATGATGTCCTCTTCTTCCTGGCCAAGAAGGAGAAGGTAACAGCTACTGGGCTGGATCCATCAGCCCCAGTCTCATTAAGgccttccatgtcttggcttccTTGTGGACCCACCCATTCACTTGCTGCCCCAGGGTCCCAGCTTCTTACTTAGAAGCTGGTATGGCACATCCCCAGTTCATGCTTTGGGCCTACAACTTGGTCTGGGAGGACAGGAAGGTCTCTGAGGGTGTGGTCTGTAACCTGTGCTCCTTCCCCTTTCTGGAGTCAGAAAGGCCTTGAGTCTGGCCATCCCAAAGTTCCCAAACCACCTGCCTTTACCTAGGTTCTTTGCCCAGGCCCACTTGTGTagctctgccctgccctgcctcaCCCTAACCCCATGGCTCCCTAGGAACAGGCCAAGCAGCTGCGGCGCCGCAACATCCAGGCCCTGAAGAGCATCCTAGATGGGATGAGTAGTGTCAACTTCCAAACCACATGGTCCCAGGCCCAGCAGTACCTCATGGATAACCCCAGCTTTGCTCAGGACCATCAGCTGCAGAGTAAGCCTGGGTCTCCactcccttctctcccttcctttttccttcctgacCCCCAGCACCTGCCTCACACCACTCCCCCTGCACCTCCTATCCCCTTGGACATCTAGGAGTCCCTCGCATTTAGTCCAGAACCTCTCTGGACTTGAGATCACAGGATGGATGCTTCAGGACACCTCTCCCTCTAGGGTCTATAGTTAACGCAGATATTATGTGTTCTTGGGGGAAGAGCACTGGGATAGGAATAATATTTGAAGATGACTTTTATAGCTCATGTGAATATGGTTTTAAATCATCTTGGTATGGTGGGCTGTAAATGATCACACATGTGGCAATCAGCTGCTGTTGGCCTGTCATCATTTGCAGTATCTTCTGATATTCACCTTCTGAAGTTATATCAAAGCCTGGTTGATTCCCAgtccaataaaaagtaaaaccttAGATTCTGAGATAACTGATTTTATATAATGACTTCTAGTAACCAAATTCACAAGAGCTGAATGCTTCTATTTAATACTTCATATAATCACTGAACCCTTTTCATGAACCATCATTCCAATAGCCTCTCCCAGGAgcccctgctcccctctccccaccaccctaGATGTCCCCAACAGCTGCAGGAGTAGCATCTTGGAAACTCTGGAGGGGCTGGGACTGAGAGGGTGTTCACCTGGTGCGATGCCTGCTGAGCCTCCTCTCTGCGGTTAGACATGGACAAGGAAGATGCGCTGATCTGCTTTGAGGAGCACATCCGAGctttggagagggaggaggaggaggagcgagAGCGAGCCCGACTTCGGGAGCGGCGCCAGCAGCGCAAGAACCGGGAGGCCTTCCAGGTATCTTTGCCGCCCTCTGAATCGGAACTCAGCTCTGCCCCGGACAGTGTCTTCACCCACACGCTGCCTCCTCTTGGCCAGGCCCACTGTTCTCCCTGTGCCCAGCCTGTCCTCGCTCCATGAGGACTGTCTGTGCCTGCAGTTTTGCTCCTGCTGTGTCCCCTCAACTCTGGGCCAGCTCCTCTAGACTAGGTGTGCGTGCCACCTGGAAACTGCCAGCAGATGGCGCCCTAAAAGCAAGGCTCAGCAGCTTGGCCAGGTTTATTTCCCTTCACTGGGGAGCCAGACAGGCATAGCTAGTTCATCCCCCGTCTTGGAGGTGGCACTGGTGGTGGCGGTGGAGGGGGTTAGTTGGCTGTAACACATGGGGAAGTGTGGGAGTCATGGGAAGGTAATGCTGCAGGCGCTGTTTCTTTGCCTCCCAGTCCGGCTTATTCTCATGTGGAGTCTGTCCCTTTCTGTTCTACAGTCTCTGTTCACATTGCTCTCTGCCTCCCCATCTGTAACTCTTCATCTCTGCCTCCCTTGCCGGCATTTCCTCAGTCTGGTTGTTGCTGCCTCTCCCTGCcgtctctcctctccccacccaggCTTTAACTttgcctccttccctctctcaccCTCCCTGTAACTGGCCTCTTCCCTGCTTAGACCTTCCTGGATGAGCTGCACGAGACAGGGCAGCTGCACTCCATGTCCACCTGGATGGAGCTGTACCCAGCGGTCAGCACTGATATCCGCTTTGCCAACATGCTGGGCCAGCCGGGTAAGGCAGCCGGGCTCTCCCTTCTCTGGCCTGGCTTCCTGCCCTGCCAGTCTCTCTGCACTCCCACTCCCTGGTCCTGTCCTCAACCCCACCCTCAGGCCTTGGGAAGCTGCCGCCCGCCaggcccccctccctccctcccccgcaGGCTCCACCCCTCTGGACTTGTTCAAGTTCTATGTGGAGGAGTTGAAGGCACGATTCCATGATGAGAAGAAGATCATAAAGGACATCCTTAAGGTGAGGGAGGCCTGGGGCTGTGGATGGATGCAGGCTGGGTGCAGGGCTGCTCCCAAGACAGGGCTCCCTGATAAATCCTGTTTTGTGGAAGCATTGCAGCTCAGTTCAGGAGATAGCTATTGTGATCCTTTCTTTATACAGAAATGAACAAGATACAGTTTCTGCCTAGAAGGAGCTCAGGGTCTAATAGGAAGAGAGACATGGAAAGTAGATAGACATTACAGAGGGGCAAGGGTTATTATTACAGAGATGAGAATCAGAAGAATTGCCATTTGAACTGCACCTCTAAGaatgaggaggtgggggaggatggAGGCCGGGGGCGTAGGGTGCCGCAGGAGCAAAGAGGAGCAGGAAGCACAACTAGTCATAAACTAGTTCCCCACAAGTATTCTCCTTCTGCCTGTACAGTGTTTTAGAAAAACCTGGAATTCGTtgctaacattttaaaatcaatagaTTACAATTAAAATCTGGATCTTCAGCATCTCTTGGAAATTTGCATTATCTAGCAGCGCTAAGGTTGGCTTTGAGAAGCATTCAGTGGG comes from the Bubalus kerabau isolate K-KA32 ecotype Philippines breed swamp buffalo chromosome 1, PCC_UOA_SB_1v2, whole genome shotgun sequence genome and includes:
- the PRPF40B gene encoding pre-mRNA-processing factor 40 homolog B isoform X4, which codes for MSVPDSGPRPPAAPAPFPPGPPMMPPPFMPPPGIPPPFPPMGLPPMSQRPPAIPPMPPGIMPPMLPPMGAPPPLTQIPGMVPPMMPGMLMPAVPVTAATAPGADTASSAVAGTGPPRALWSEHVAPDGRVYYYNADDKQSVWEKPSVLKSKAELLLSQCPWKEYKSDTGKPYYYNNQTLVKQEAAGKQQQPQTLQPQPPQPQPDPPPVPPGPTLLPTGLLEPEPGGSEDCAVSEAAQPLEQGLLQQPEEGPSSSAGQHQPPQQEEEESKPEPERSGLSWSNREKAKQAFKELLRDKAVPSNASWEQAMKMVVTDPRYSALPKLSEKKQAFNAYKAQREKEEKEEARLRAKEAKQTLQHFLEQHERMTSTTRYRRAEQTFGELEVWAVVPERDRKEVYDDVLFFLAKKEKEQAKQLRRRNIQALKSILDGMSSVNFQTTWSQAQQYLMDNPSFAQDHQLQNMDKEDALICFEEHIRALEREEEEERERARLRERRQQRKNREAFQTFLDELHETGQLHSMSTWMELYPAVSTDIRFANMLGQPGSTPLDLFKFYVEELKARFHDEKKIIKDILKDRGFCVEVNTAFEDFAHVISFDKRAAALDAGNIKLTFNSLLEKAEAREREREKEEARRLRRREAAFRSMLRQAVPALELGTAWEEVRERFVCDSAFEQITLESERIRLFREFLQVLETECQHLHSKGRKHGRKGKKHHRKRSHSPSVSWRGSESGDEELPPPSLRPPKRRRRNPSESGSEPSSSLDSVESGGAALGGRGSPSSRLLLGSGGKRREGRRTGLRLPQKDHGLRKAKKPKKKTKKRRHKSNSPESETDPEEKAAKESDEKEPEQDKDRDLRRAELPNRSPAFGIKKEKTGWDTSESELSEGELERRRRTLLQQLDDHQ
- the PRPF40B gene encoding pre-mRNA-processing factor 40 homolog B isoform X5; the encoded protein is MSVPDSGPRPPAAPAPFPPGPPMMPPPFMPPPGIPPPFPPMGLPPMSQRPPAIPPMPPGIMPPMLPPMGAPPPLTQIPGMVPPMMPGMLMPAVPVTAATAPGADTASSAVAGTGPPRALWSEHVAPDGRVYYYNADDKQSVWEKPSVLKSKAELLLSQCPWKEYKSDTGKPYYYNNQSKESRWTRPKDLDDLEALVKQEAAGKQQQPQTLQPQPPQPQPDPPPVPPGPTLLPTGLLEPEPGGSEDCAVSEAAQPLEQGLLQQPEEGPSSSAGQHQPPQQEEEESKPEPERSGLSWSNREKAKQAFKELLRDKAVPSNASWEQAMKMVVTDPRYSALPKLSEKKQAFNAYKAQREKEEKEEARLRAKEAKQTLQHFLEQHERMTSTTRYRRAEQTFGELEVWAVVPERDRKEVYDDVLFFLAKKEKEQAKQLRRRNIQALKSILDGMSSVNFQTTWSQAQQYLMDNPSFAQDHQLQNMDKEDALICFEEHIRALEREEEEERERARLRERRQQRKNREAFQTFLDELHETGQLHSMSTWMELYPAVSTDIRFANMLGQPGSTPLDLFKFYVEELKARFHDEKKIIKDILKDRGFCVEVNTAFEDFAHVISFDKRAAALDAGNIKLTFNSLLEKAEAREREREKEEARRLRRREAAFRSMLRQAVPALELGTAWEEVRERFVCDSAFEQITLESERIRLFREFLQVLETECQHLHSKGRKHGRKGKKHHRKRSHSPSVSWRGSESGDEELPPPSLRPPKRRRRNPSESGSEPSSSLDSVESGGAALGGRGSPSSRLLLGSDHGLRKAKKPKKKTKKRRHKSNSPESETDPEEKAAKESDEKEPEQDKDRDLRRAELPNRSPAFGIKKEKTGWDTSESELSEGELERRRRTLLQQLDDHQ
- the PRPF40B gene encoding pre-mRNA-processing factor 40 homolog B isoform X1, giving the protein MSVPDSGPRPPAAPAPFPPGPPMMPPPFMPPPGIPPPFPPMGLPPMSQRPPAIPPMPPGIMPPMLPPMGAPPPLTQIPGMVPPMMPGMLMPAVPVTAATAPGADTASSAVAGTGPPRALWSEHVAPDGRVYYYNADDKQSVWEKPSVLKSKAELLLSQCPWKEYKSDTGKPYYYNNQSKESRWTRPKDLDDLEALVKQEAAGKQQQPQTLQPQPPQPQPDPPPVPPGPTLLPTGLLEPEPGGSEDCAVSEAAQPLEQGLLQQPEEGPSSSAGQHQPPQQEEEESKPEPERSGLSWSNREKAKQAFKELLRDKAVPSNASWEQAMKMVVTDPRYSALPKLSEKKQAFNAYKAQREKEEKEEARLRAKEAKQTLQHFLEQHERMTSTTRYRRAEQTFGELEVWAVVPERDRKEVYDDVLFFLAKKEKEQAKQLRRRNIQALKSILDGMSSVNFQTTWSQAQQYLMDNPSFAQDHQLQNMDKEDALICFEEHIRALEREEEEERERARLRERRQQRKNREAFQTFLDELHETGQLHSMSTWMELYPAVSTDIRFANMLGQPGSTPLDLFKFYVEELKARFHDEKKIIKDILKDRGFCVEVNTAFEDFAHVISFDKRAAALDAGNIKLTFNSLLEKAEAREREREKEEARRLRRREAAFRSMLRQAVPALELGTAWEEVRERFVCDSAFEQITLESERIRLFREFLQVLETECQHLHSKGRKHGRKGKKHHRKRSHSPSVSWRGSESGDEELPPPSLRPPKRRRRNPSESGSEPSSSLDSVESGGAALGGRGSPSSRLLLGSGGKRREGRRTGLRLPQKDHGLRKAKKPKKKTKKRRHKSNSPESETDPEEKAAKESDEKEPEQDKDRDLRRAELPNRSPAFGIKKEKTGWDTSESELSEGELERRRRTLLQQLDDHQ
- the PRPF40B gene encoding pre-mRNA-processing factor 40 homolog B isoform X2, translated to MSVPDSGPRPPAAPAPFPPGPPMMPPPFMPPPGIPPPFPPMGLPPMSQRPPAIPPMPPGIMPPMLPPMGAPPPLTQIPGMVPPMMPGMLMPAVPVTAATAPGADTASSAVAGTGPPRALWSEHVAPDGRVYYYNADDKQSVWEKPSVLKSKAELLLSQCPWKEYKSDTGKPYYYNNQSKESRWTRPKDLDDLEALVKQEAAGKQQQPQTLQPQPPQPQPDPPPVPPGPTLLPTGLLEPEPGGSEDCAVSEAAQPLEQGLLQQPEEGPSSSAGQHQPPQQEEEESKPEPERSGLSWSNREKAKQAFKELLRDKAVPSNASWEQAMKMVVTDPRYSALPKLSEKKQAFNAYKAQREKEEKEEARLRAKEAKQTLQHFLEQHERMTSTTRYRRAEQTFGELEVWAVVPERDRKEVYDDVLFFLAKKEKEQAKQLRRRNIQALKSILDGMSSVNFQTTWSQAQQYLMDNPSFAQDHQLQNMDKEDALICFEEHIRALEREEEEERERARLRERRQQRKNREAFQTFLDELHETGQLHSMSTWMELYPAVSTDIRFANMLGQPGSTPLDLFKFYVEELKARFHDEKKIIKDILKDRGFCVEVNTAFEDFAHVISFDKRAAALDAGNIKLTFNSLLEKAEAREREREKEEARRLRRREAAFRSMLRQAVPALELGTAWEEVRERFVCDSAFEQITLESERIRLFREFLQVLETECQHLHSKGRKHGRKGKKHHRKRSHSPSGSESGDEELPPPSLRPPKRRRRNPSESGSEPSSSLDSVESGGAALGGRGSPSSRLLLGSGGKRREGRRTGLRLPQKDHGLRKAKKPKKKTKKRRHKSNSPESETDPEEKAAKESDEKEPEQDKDRDLRRAELPNRSPAFGIKKEKTGWDTSESELSEGELERRRRTLLQQLDDHQ
- the PRPF40B gene encoding pre-mRNA-processing factor 40 homolog B isoform X6: MSVPDSGPRPPAAPAPFPPGPPMMPPPFMPPPGIPPPFPPMGLPPMSQRPPAIPPMPPGIMPPMLPPMGAPPPLTQIPGMVPPMMPGMLMPAVPVTAATAPGADTASSAVAGTGPPRALWSEHVAPDGRVYYYNADDKQSVWEKPSVLKSKAELLLSQCPWKEYKSDTGKPYYYNNQSKESRWTRPKDLDDLEALVKQEAAGKQQQPQTLQPQPPQPQPDPPPVPPGPTLLPTGLLEPEPGGSEDCAVSEAAQPLEQGLLQQPEEGPSSSAGQHQPPQQEEEESKPEPERSGLSWSNREKAKQAFKELLRDKAVPSNASWEQAMKMVVTDPRYSALPKLSEKKQAFNAYKAQREKEEKEEARLRAKEAKQTLQHFLEQHERMTSTTRYRRAEQTFGELEVWAVVPERDRKEVYDDVLFFLAKKEKEQAKQLRRRNIQALKSILDGMSSVNFQTTWSQAQQYLMDNPSFAQDHQLQNMDKEDALICFEEHIRALEREEEEERERARLRERRQQRKNREAFQTFLDELHETGQLHSMSTWMELYPAVSTDIRFANMLGQPGSTPLDLFKFYVEELKARFHDEKKIIKDILKDRGFCVEVNTAFEDFAHVISFDKRAAALDAGNIKLTFNSLLEKAEAREREREKEEARRLRRREAAFRSMLRQAVPALELGTAWEEVRERFVCDSAFEQITLESERIRLFREFLQVLETECQHLHSKGRKHGRKGKKHHRKRSHSPSGSESGDEELPPPSLRPPKRRRRNPSESGSEPSSSLDSVESGGAALGGRGSPSSRLLLGSDHGLRKAKKPKKKTKKRRHKSNSPESETDPEEKAAKESDEKEPEQDKDRDLRRAELPNRSPAFGIKKEKTGWDTSESELSEGELERRRRTLLQQLDDHQ
- the PRPF40B gene encoding pre-mRNA-processing factor 40 homolog B isoform X3, which encodes MKTRSNILFIRRVMPPPGIPPPFPPMGLPPMSQRPPAIPPMPPGIMPPMLPPMGAPPPLTQIPGMVPPMMPGMLMPAVPVTAATAPGADTASSAVAGTGPPRALWSEHVAPDGRVYYYNADDKQSVWEKPSVLKSKAELLLSQCPWKEYKSDTGKPYYYNNQSKESRWTRPKDLDDLEALVKQEAAGKQQQPQTLQPQPPQPQPDPPPVPPGPTLLPTGLLEPEPGGSEDCAVSEAAQPLEQGLLQQPEEGPSSSAGQHQPPQQEEEESKPEPERSGLSWSNREKAKQAFKELLRDKAVPSNASWEQAMKMVVTDPRYSALPKLSEKKQAFNAYKAQREKEEKEEARLRAKEAKQTLQHFLEQHERMTSTTRYRRAEQTFGELEVWAVVPERDRKEVYDDVLFFLAKKEKEQAKQLRRRNIQALKSILDGMSSVNFQTTWSQAQQYLMDNPSFAQDHQLQNMDKEDALICFEEHIRALEREEEEERERARLRERRQQRKNREAFQTFLDELHETGQLHSMSTWMELYPAVSTDIRFANMLGQPGSTPLDLFKFYVEELKARFHDEKKIIKDILKDRGFCVEVNTAFEDFAHVISFDKRAAALDAGNIKLTFNSLLEKAEAREREREKEEARRLRRREAAFRSMLRQAVPALELGTAWEEVRERFVCDSAFEQITLESERIRLFREFLQVLETECQHLHSKGRKHGRKGKKHHRKRSHSPSVSWRGSESGDEELPPPSLRPPKRRRRNPSESGSEPSSSLDSVESGGAALGGRGSPSSRLLLGSGGKRREGRRTGLRLPQKDHGLRKAKKPKKKTKKRRHKSNSPESETDPEEKAAKESDEKEPEQDKDRDLRRAELPNRSPAFGIKKEKTGWDTSESELSEGELERRRRTLLQQLDDHQ
- the PRPF40B gene encoding pre-mRNA-processing factor 40 homolog B isoform X7, whose amino-acid sequence is MMPPPGIPPPFPPMGLPPMSQRPPAIPPMPPGIMPPMLPPMGAPPPLTQIPGMVPPMMPGMLMPAVPVTAATAPGADTASSAVAGTGPPRALWSEHVAPDGRVYYYNADDKQSVWEKPSVLKSKAELLLSQCPWKEYKSDTGKPYYYNNQSKESRWTRPKDLDDLEALVKQEAAGKQQQPQTLQPQPPQPQPDPPPVPPGPTLLPTGLLEPEPGGSEDCAVSEAAQPLEQGLLQQPEEGPSSSAGQHQPPQQEEEESKPEPERSGLSWSNREKAKQAFKELLRDKAVPSNASWEQAMKMVVTDPRYSALPKLSEKKQAFNAYKAQREKEEKEEARLRAKEAKQTLQHFLEQHERMTSTTRYRRAEQTFGELEVWAVVPERDRKEVYDDVLFFLAKKEKEQAKQLRRRNIQALKSILDGMSSVNFQTTWSQAQQYLMDNPSFAQDHQLQNMDKEDALICFEEHIRALEREEEEERERARLRERRQQRKNREAFQTFLDELHETGQLHSMSTWMELYPAVSTDIRFANMLGQPGSTPLDLFKFYVEELKARFHDEKKIIKDILKDRGFCVEVNTAFEDFAHVISFDKRAAALDAGNIKLTFNSLLEKAEAREREREKEEARRLRRREAAFRSMLRQAVPALELGTAWEEVRERFVCDSAFEQITLESERIRLFREFLQVLETECQHLHSKGRKHGRKGKKHHRKRSHSPSVSWRGSESGDEELPPPSLRPPKRRRRNPSESGSEPSSSLDSVESGGAALGGRGSPSSRLLLGSGGKRREGRRTGLRLPQKDHGLRKAKKPKKKTKKRRHKSNSPESETDPEEKAAKESDEKEPEQDKDRDLRRAELPNRSPAFGIKKEKTGWDTSESELSEGELERRRRTLLQQLDDHQ